Part of the Bacteroidales bacterium genome, TTTGAGTACATGTCCCGCATGCTGCATCAGCATTTTCAAGAGGGCGAATTCGATAGTAGTGAGCTGAACAGGTACGCCATTTTTTGTGAATTCATATTTCGAAGGATCCAGTTCAAACGGACCAACCTGGATTGTTTTAGCAGCGGTCTGCTGATCCCTGATCTCCGACCGGCGCAGTAAGGCTTTTACACGGGCATGAAGCTCGAAGGTACTGAATGGTTTAGTTATATAATCGTCTGCCCCGAGCTCAAGGCCCAGCACCTTGTCGAATTCCTGGCTCTTGGCCGTCAACATGATGATCGGAGTTCCGATATTTCGCCGCCGTAATTCCTTGCATATCTCCAGGCCATCGAGCTCCGGCAGCATGAGGTCGAGGATGATGATACCCAGGTTCAAATCCAATGCTTTTTCAAGTCCTTCCGGACCCGTGGAAGCAGTTTCCACCCTG contains:
- a CDS encoding response regulator transcription factor; this encodes RVETASTGPEGLEKALDLNLGIIILDLMLPELDGLEICKELRRRNIGTPIIMLTAKSQEFDKVLGLELGADDYITKPFSTFELHARVKALLRRSEIRDQQTAAKTIQVGPFELDPSKYEFTKNGVPVQLTTIEFALLKMLMQHAGHVLKRDNILSSIWGDDIYVTSRTVDTHIANLRRKIEDDPDQSHWITGIRGVGYRFNTHGSSPGLNQT